The Sulfurovum sp. UBA12169 genome has a segment encoding these proteins:
- a CDS encoding 2-nitropropane dioxygenase, translating to MAFKPLKIGKYTIDIPIIQGGMGVGVSWDQLAGSVSKEGGLGVVSAIGTGVYKNRIYADKLAADGRPVGTANFYSSKALHAIFENARKICGDKPLAANVLYAINDYKQVVIDSCKAGANIIITGAGLPLTLPECTKDFPDVALVPIVSTAKALKILCKRWQKTHNRLPDAVIVEGPLSGGHQGFKYDECFLPENQLEAILPPVIEEAKNWGDFPVIAAGGIWDHDDIVKMMKLGASGVQMGTRFIGTVECDAHQKFKETIIAASQEDIQLFKSPVGYPARGVKTNLHKMIEKKTAPKIVCISDCVAPCHHGEEAKVVGYCIADRLSDAYDGDIEKGLFFTGTNGYKLKEIITVKELMHKLVEGEND from the coding sequence ATGGCATTTAAACCATTAAAAATAGGAAAATATACGATTGATATCCCCATTATTCAAGGCGGCATGGGAGTAGGCGTTTCTTGGGACCAGCTTGCCGGCTCTGTTTCAAAAGAAGGAGGACTCGGTGTTGTCAGCGCAATAGGTACAGGGGTTTATAAAAATAGAATATATGCTGATAAATTAGCCGCAGACGGCAGGCCCGTCGGTACGGCTAATTTTTATTCCTCCAAGGCATTGCATGCGATTTTTGAAAATGCAAGGAAAATTTGCGGCGACAAACCGTTGGCAGCCAATGTACTTTATGCAATCAATGATTACAAACAGGTAGTGATTGATTCTTGTAAAGCAGGTGCCAATATCATCATCACAGGAGCAGGGCTGCCTTTGACATTGCCGGAGTGTACCAAAGATTTTCCTGATGTTGCCTTGGTGCCTATTGTTTCAACGGCCAAAGCGCTGAAGATATTGTGCAAAAGATGGCAAAAGACACACAATCGTTTGCCTGATGCTGTTATCGTTGAGGGACCGTTAAGCGGCGGCCATCAGGGGTTTAAATATGACGAGTGTTTTTTGCCGGAAAATCAGCTTGAAGCGATTTTGCCGCCTGTTATAGAGGAGGCAAAAAACTGGGGTGATTTTCCTGTGATTGCTGCTGGGGGTATTTGGGACCATGACGATATTGTCAAAATGATGAAGCTGGGTGCCAGCGGTGTGCAGATGGGTACGCGTTTTATCGGTACGGTAGAGTGTGATGCGCATCAAAAATTTAAAGAGACTATCATCGCTGCATCACAAGAGGATATCCAATTGTTTAAATCTCCGGTGGGGTATCCTGCGCGGGGGGTAAAAACCAATCTTCACAAAATGATAGAAAAAAAAACAGCTCCCAAAATAGTCTGTATTTCCGACTGTGTAGCCCCATGTCATCATGGAGAGGAGGCCAAAGTGGTAGGATACTGCATTGCAGACAGACTGAGCGATGCGTATGATGGAGATATTGAAAAAGGACTCTTTTTTACCGGAACAAACGGCTATAAACTCAAGGAGATCATCACGGTCAAAGAGCTGATGCATAAATTGGTTGAGGGAGAAAACGACTAA